The following are from one region of the Bradyrhizobium septentrionale genome:
- a CDS encoding acyl-CoA dehydrogenase family protein: MSFSEEQVAFRDNVRRMVARHVAPIAAEIDETDRFPLELVKLFGEMGLMQLWVPERYGGPNGNLTMACIAREEISKVSPACASIAALNTMFIMPLLHFGSEEQRKKYLPIIAEGGIVTAIAISEPQAGSDVAALNTRARKDGDSYVLNGRKQWCSYGVVADYIVVMARTSDGAGADGISAFIVEPKKMPGISFGRHERKMGFRGAPNTPIFFDNVRVPAENLVGEEGKGFRASMRALDLNRPTIGAQSVGLAQGALDACIAYAKERKQFKKPISEFQGVQFMLADMAMQIEAARALVYECARAGDAGDWKRLNVLASMARCVGSDMAMKVTTDAVQIFGGYGYTMDYPVERMMRDAKLTQIFEGTNQIQRVVIARELLR; this comes from the coding sequence ATGAGTTTTTCCGAGGAGCAGGTCGCATTCCGCGACAACGTGCGCAGGATGGTCGCCAGGCACGTGGCGCCGATCGCCGCCGAGATCGACGAGACCGACCGCTTCCCGCTCGAGCTGGTGAAGCTGTTCGGCGAGATGGGACTGATGCAGCTCTGGGTGCCGGAGCGTTATGGCGGCCCGAACGGCAATCTGACCATGGCCTGCATCGCGCGGGAGGAGATCTCGAAGGTCTCGCCCGCTTGCGCGTCGATCGCGGCACTCAACACCATGTTCATCATGCCGCTGCTGCATTTCGGATCGGAAGAGCAGCGCAAGAAATACCTGCCGATCATCGCCGAGGGCGGCATCGTCACCGCGATCGCGATCTCCGAGCCGCAGGCCGGCTCCGACGTCGCCGCGCTCAACACCCGCGCCCGGAAGGACGGCGACAGCTATGTCCTCAATGGCCGTAAGCAATGGTGCAGCTACGGCGTCGTCGCCGACTACATTGTGGTGATGGCGCGGACCAGTGACGGCGCCGGCGCCGATGGCATCAGCGCCTTCATCGTCGAGCCGAAAAAGATGCCGGGCATCTCGTTCGGACGGCACGAGCGCAAGATGGGCTTTCGCGGCGCCCCCAACACGCCGATCTTCTTCGACAATGTCCGGGTTCCGGCCGAAAATCTCGTCGGTGAGGAAGGCAAGGGTTTTCGCGCGTCGATGCGCGCGCTCGACCTCAACCGGCCGACCATCGGCGCCCAGTCCGTCGGCCTTGCGCAAGGCGCGCTCGATGCCTGCATCGCCTACGCCAAGGAGCGCAAGCAGTTCAAGAAGCCGATCTCCGAATTCCAGGGCGTGCAGTTCATGCTCGCCGACATGGCGATGCAGATCGAGGCCGCCCGCGCGCTGGTCTATGAATGCGCCCGCGCCGGCGACGCGGGGGACTGGAAGCGCCTCAACGTGCTCGCCAGCATGGCCAGATGCGTCGGCAGCGACATGGCCATGAAGGTGACAACCGACGCCGTCCAGATCTTCGGCGGCTACGGCTACACCATGGACTACCCGGTCGAGCGCATGATGCGCGACGCCAAGCTGACCCAGATTTTTGAAGGCACCAACCAGATCCAGCGCGTGGTGATCGCCCGCGAGCTGCTGCGCTAG
- a CDS encoding FadR/GntR family transcriptional regulator, producing MSTKSSPRAPQRPRTASPNRRERATDLRAAGSAAAPTFKPIHTRRTFEEICERIREQLALGVLKPGDKLPAERELAQQLGVSRNVLREALRSLEMAGVLRLQKGVKGGAFIQQGDTRRMNEVMRDMLSLGTISVRELSEARVHVLDLVVQLACANARRADLDALEANIERTELATKEGRLLDRVECSREFYKLLAASTGNKVIAMIVDSVTEIHMRFVYAKVASSGVAMARLAEKRRQFLAALSERDVALASRLLRLHLESVQRMLEQDPGAMSLHVALADVQPGMRR from the coding sequence ATGAGCACCAAGTCAAGCCCTCGCGCGCCGCAGCGCCCCCGTACCGCCTCGCCGAACCGGCGGGAGCGGGCCACCGATCTTCGTGCAGCCGGCTCCGCGGCCGCGCCGACCTTCAAGCCGATCCACACCAGGCGGACGTTCGAGGAAATCTGTGAGCGCATTCGCGAGCAGCTTGCGCTCGGCGTGCTGAAGCCCGGCGACAAGCTGCCGGCCGAACGTGAACTGGCGCAGCAGCTCGGCGTCAGCAGGAATGTGCTGCGCGAAGCGTTGCGCAGCCTCGAGATGGCCGGCGTGCTGCGGCTGCAGAAGGGCGTCAAGGGCGGCGCCTTCATCCAGCAGGGCGATACCCGCCGCATGAACGAGGTCATGCGCGACATGCTGAGCCTCGGCACGATTTCGGTGCGGGAATTGTCGGAGGCGAGGGTTCATGTGCTCGACCTCGTGGTGCAGCTGGCGTGCGCAAATGCGCGGCGGGCCGATCTCGACGCGCTGGAAGCCAATATCGAGCGGACGGAGCTCGCTACGAAGGAGGGCCGGCTGCTCGATCGGGTCGAGTGCTCGCGCGAGTTCTACAAGCTGCTGGCGGCGTCGACCGGCAACAAGGTGATCGCGATGATCGTGGATTCCGTCACCGAGATCCACATGCGCTTCGTCTACGCCAAGGTCGCCTCGAGCGGGGTTGCGATGGCGCGGCTGGCCGAGAAGCGGCGGCAATTCCTGGCGGCGCTGAGCGAGCGCGACGTGGCGCTGGCGAGCCGGCTGCTGCGGTTGCACCTCGAATCCGTACAGCGCATGCTGGAGCAGGATCCCGGCGCCATGTCGCTTCACGTCGCATTGGCTGACGTGCAGCCGGGGATGCGCCGGTAG
- a CDS encoding enoyl-CoA hydratase/isomerase family protein has translation MSNYANYECLTVEVADKVATVTLNRPQARNAINQKLIRELRTIWDDLADDHAVNAVVLTGAGDFFSVGGDVKAMSERPGGDVLEEGEVHDPMISRRGVTRQLELDKPIIAAINGDAIGLAATHALLCDITVMADDARIGDTHVSRVGLVAGDGGTVIWPLLIGINKAKEFLIRGTLLKGKEAERIGLVNHVAPRAEVLAKAREIAVELANGPTWAIRWTKLSINQIVKERVNMLLEASMALEQVTFETADHKEATMSFKEKRKPRFGQA, from the coding sequence GTGTCCAACTACGCCAATTATGAATGTCTGACGGTCGAGGTTGCCGACAAGGTCGCGACCGTGACCTTGAATCGTCCGCAGGCGCGCAATGCCATCAATCAGAAGCTGATCCGCGAGCTGCGGACGATTTGGGACGATCTCGCCGACGACCATGCCGTCAATGCCGTCGTGCTGACCGGCGCCGGCGATTTCTTCAGCGTCGGCGGCGACGTGAAGGCGATGTCGGAGCGGCCGGGCGGTGACGTGCTCGAGGAGGGCGAGGTGCACGATCCGATGATCAGCCGGCGCGGCGTCACCCGCCAGCTCGAGCTCGACAAGCCGATCATCGCGGCGATCAACGGCGACGCCATCGGCCTCGCGGCGACCCATGCGCTGCTCTGCGACATCACGGTGATGGCGGACGACGCGCGGATCGGCGACACCCACGTTTCGCGCGTCGGTCTGGTCGCGGGCGACGGCGGTACGGTGATCTGGCCGCTGCTGATCGGCATCAACAAGGCCAAGGAATTCTTGATCCGCGGCACGCTGCTGAAGGGCAAGGAAGCGGAGCGGATCGGGCTGGTCAATCACGTCGCGCCGCGCGCGGAAGTGCTGGCCAAGGCCCGCGAGATCGCGGTCGAGCTTGCGAACGGCCCGACCTGGGCCATCCGCTGGACCAAGCTGTCGATCAACCAGATCGTCAAGGAGCGCGTGAACATGCTGCTGGAGGCCTCGATGGCGCTGGAGCAGGTGACATTCGAGACCGCCGACCACAAGGAAGCGACCATGTCCTTCAAGGAGAAGCGCAAGCCCAGGTTCGGCCAGGCATAG
- a CDS encoding acyl-CoA dehydrogenase, producing MLRDSVRGFLDEHWRPRGATASSSPDAISAIWRKLVGQGVATLGAEDGDGGLAEILVVMAELGRAGCPAPMWSAALANLAVSGSQIAAATDLLERLHCGKAIVVFSFAALDPDPGAGSIQVTDLKATGVLRFVETAASATHLLAALDQSHLALIDLGAPGVECIAIRAMGASALYEIRLSAAPATLIPLGSVDAGDLRRKGKVALIARAYGAARRAFDLAVDYAKERHQFGHPIGKFQAIQHKLANCLIALEGVRLILEHTARLHDGGDDDWRYFADCALAFSGDALRRVSLETQHIFGAIGYAEEHEAPAHFKRVHLDAIALGGASDAKRKLAARLLDAGGAGLPQYDLGPAGNALREQVRLWLEQNWTGSRKDAFDQRPFAKREFDAGFARDIGETGWIGLGWPQEFGGQARSPLEQIAFMETMERGEAPRIGAAIQANALMMFGSPEQQQKYLPEILRGEAMHGMGYSEPQAGSDLAALRTSAIRDGDQWVINGQKIWTTTWWGKYMFLAARTDKDAKPPHAGISMFIVPMDAPGITIRPSVTMYDGTFANIFYDDVRIPAENIVGEVNGGWKVLTGALAFERGLVGGGIVLKVAHAFERLRAHVIGDRSLAEDPIVRDRIATLASEIEIGRLLMMHCAELAADGATPPEYGAISKVFSGELMERFGEAALDILGMRAALSEQMPGAIDNGRFEQNLRHSLMWVISIGTNEIQRSLIAQRALGLPR from the coding sequence ATGCTGCGCGATTCCGTGCGCGGATTCCTCGACGAGCATTGGCGTCCGCGCGGCGCGACTGCGTCGTCCTCGCCGGACGCGATATCGGCGATCTGGCGCAAGCTGGTCGGGCAGGGAGTAGCCACGCTCGGTGCGGAGGACGGCGACGGCGGGCTCGCCGAGATTCTCGTCGTCATGGCGGAGCTTGGCCGTGCCGGATGTCCGGCGCCGATGTGGTCTGCGGCCTTGGCCAATCTTGCGGTCTCCGGGTCGCAGATCGCTGCTGCCACTGATTTGCTGGAGCGGCTGCATTGCGGGAAGGCGATTGTTGTCTTCTCATTCGCCGCGCTGGATCCCGATCCCGGCGCGGGCTCGATCCAGGTTACCGACCTCAAGGCAACAGGCGTGCTCCGCTTCGTCGAGACTGCAGCGAGCGCGACGCATCTCCTGGCCGCGCTCGATCAGTCTCACCTTGCGCTGATCGACCTCGGCGCTCCCGGCGTCGAGTGCATCGCGATCCGCGCGATGGGCGCGTCAGCGCTCTACGAGATCAGGCTGAGCGCTGCGCCGGCCACGCTGATTCCGCTCGGATCGGTCGATGCCGGCGATCTCCGCCGCAAGGGCAAGGTGGCGTTGATCGCGCGCGCCTATGGCGCTGCCCGGCGCGCGTTCGATCTCGCGGTGGACTATGCCAAGGAAAGGCATCAGTTCGGGCATCCGATCGGAAAATTCCAGGCCATTCAGCACAAGCTGGCAAACTGCCTGATCGCGCTCGAGGGCGTCAGGTTGATCCTGGAACATACCGCCAGACTGCATGATGGTGGCGACGACGACTGGCGCTACTTCGCCGATTGTGCTTTGGCGTTCTCAGGCGATGCGTTGCGGCGGGTTTCGCTGGAGACCCAGCATATTTTCGGTGCGATCGGTTACGCCGAGGAGCACGAGGCGCCGGCCCATTTCAAGCGAGTGCACCTCGATGCGATCGCGCTCGGCGGCGCGTCGGATGCAAAACGAAAACTGGCGGCACGGCTGTTGGACGCCGGCGGCGCAGGGCTGCCGCAATACGACCTCGGGCCGGCCGGCAATGCGTTACGCGAGCAGGTCCGGCTTTGGCTCGAGCAAAACTGGACCGGAAGCCGGAAGGATGCGTTCGACCAGAGGCCATTCGCCAAGCGCGAGTTCGATGCCGGCTTCGCCCGCGACATCGGTGAGACCGGGTGGATCGGCCTCGGATGGCCGCAAGAATTCGGCGGCCAGGCGCGCTCTCCGCTGGAGCAGATCGCCTTCATGGAGACGATGGAGCGGGGCGAGGCACCGCGGATTGGCGCGGCGATTCAGGCCAACGCGCTGATGATGTTCGGCTCGCCGGAACAGCAGCAAAAATACCTTCCGGAAATCCTGCGCGGCGAAGCCATGCACGGCATGGGTTACAGTGAGCCGCAGGCGGGTTCCGATCTGGCAGCGCTGCGCACCAGCGCCATCCGGGACGGCGACCAGTGGGTGATCAACGGCCAGAAGATCTGGACCACTACCTGGTGGGGCAAATACATGTTCCTCGCCGCGCGCACCGACAAGGACGCCAAACCGCCGCACGCCGGCATCAGCATGTTCATCGTGCCGATGGATGCGCCGGGCATCACGATTCGTCCGTCTGTAACGATGTATGACGGCACGTTCGCCAACATCTTCTACGACGATGTTCGCATTCCCGCCGAGAACATCGTTGGCGAGGTCAATGGTGGGTGGAAGGTGCTGACCGGCGCGCTGGCCTTCGAGCGGGGGTTGGTTGGTGGCGGAATCGTTCTGAAGGTCGCCCATGCTTTCGAACGATTGCGTGCGCATGTCATCGGCGATCGGTCCCTGGCTGAGGACCCGATCGTCCGCGACAGGATCGCGACTTTGGCGTCCGAAATCGAGATCGGCCGTCTCCTGATGATGCATTGCGCCGAGCTCGCCGCCGACGGCGCGACGCCGCCGGAATATGGCGCGATCAGCAAGGTGTTCTCCGGTGAACTGATGGAGCGCTTCGGCGAGGCTGCGCTCGACATCCTCGGCATGCGCGCTGCGCTGTCCGAGCAGATGCCGGGTGCGATCGACAATGGCCGCTTCGAGCAAAACCTGCGGCATTCGCTGATGTGGGTGATCAGCATCGGGACCAACGAAATTCAGCGCAGCCTGATCGCGCAGCGCGCGCTCGGACTGCCGAGGTAG
- a CDS encoding CaiB/BaiF CoA transferase family protein, with translation MQKDGERAPLAGVRVLDFSIMVAGPYCARLLADVGAEVIKIEPPEGDDMRLRTPLREGHSTYFGQLNAGKRSLALDLKNADAIKLVHRLVAEADIVVENFRPGVMDRLGLGYEALREINPRLIYCSISGYGQTGPAAERAAYAMIVHAESGFDTSLMRYAGDRERPAAGAIFVADILGGIFGYSAIQTALVQRMRTGKGQRVDVALMDCMLNLLVYELQEAQFPVHVPRPTYGPVRTRDGDILIAPVTPRNFAALCEVTGQDELVNDPRFATIPARGANWTAMMQVIEQWTERHTVAECIAALDRAGVPCAEYRAPGEALSDEHLRQRGVFGTVADGAGEFVGVNAPWQMSGADTPIGRQVPGIGAQRDDVLSRVLGLSPDAIAALAAAGTFGRASA, from the coding sequence ATGCAGAAGGATGGCGAAAGGGCGCCGCTTGCCGGTGTGCGCGTGCTGGATTTTTCCATCATGGTGGCGGGGCCCTATTGCGCGCGGCTGCTGGCCGACGTCGGCGCGGAGGTCATCAAGATCGAGCCGCCGGAAGGCGACGACATGCGGTTGCGGACGCCGCTGCGCGAAGGCCACAGCACCTATTTCGGCCAGCTCAATGCCGGCAAGCGCAGCCTGGCGCTGGACTTGAAGAACGCCGATGCGATCAAGCTCGTGCATCGCCTGGTCGCGGAGGCGGACATCGTCGTTGAGAATTTTCGTCCCGGAGTGATGGATCGGCTTGGTCTCGGCTACGAGGCCCTTCGCGAGATCAACCCGCGTCTGATCTATTGCTCGATCTCGGGTTATGGACAGACAGGCCCCGCTGCCGAGCGCGCGGCCTACGCCATGATCGTGCATGCCGAAAGCGGGTTCGATACCTCGCTGATGCGCTATGCCGGTGACCGGGAGCGGCCGGCGGCCGGCGCGATCTTTGTCGCCGACATCCTCGGCGGCATCTTCGGCTATTCCGCGATCCAGACCGCGCTGGTCCAGCGGATGCGCACCGGCAAAGGTCAGCGCGTCGACGTGGCATTGATGGATTGCATGCTGAACCTCTTGGTCTACGAGCTTCAGGAGGCGCAATTCCCGGTCCACGTGCCGCGTCCAACCTACGGCCCCGTGCGCACACGCGATGGCGATATCCTGATCGCCCCGGTCACGCCGCGCAATTTTGCGGCGCTATGCGAGGTGACGGGACAGGATGAGCTCGTGAACGATCCGCGCTTTGCAACCATTCCGGCACGTGGCGCCAACTGGACCGCCATGATGCAGGTGATCGAGCAATGGACCGAGCGCCACACCGTCGCCGAATGCATCGCGGCGCTGGACCGCGCCGGCGTTCCCTGCGCCGAATATCGCGCACCCGGTGAGGCGCTGAGCGATGAGCATTTGCGCCAGCGCGGTGTGTTCGGAACGGTTGCCGACGGTGCCGGCGAATTCGTCGGCGTCAACGCGCCGTGGCAGATGTCCGGGGCCGATACGCCGATCGGGCGTCAGGTTCCCGGGATCGGCGCGCAGCGGGACGATGTGCTGTCGCGGGTTCTTGGATTATCGCCCGACGCGATCGCAGCACTCGCTGCCGCCGGCACGTTTGGGAGGGCGTCGGCCTAA
- a CDS encoding MarR family winged helix-turn-helix transcriptional regulator: MAADKAMKTSSAADIARNWQLEGGVGFLLRLLEARYDGLYQSMTRQSDITPRQFGVLMALYQLGPLTPSVLAERISCDRNTLSEMLKRMVARRLVAKKDNPDDRRSLQVQITAKGEEALLAVIPAAAELQDIMLAPLRKEDRAHFLKCLLAIAKAPPPDAPSDA, translated from the coding sequence GTGGCAGCCGACAAGGCAATGAAGACGAGCTCAGCCGCAGACATTGCGCGCAACTGGCAACTGGAAGGCGGCGTCGGATTCTTGCTGCGGCTACTGGAGGCCCGCTACGACGGGCTTTACCAAAGCATGACGCGCCAGAGCGACATCACGCCGCGGCAGTTCGGCGTGCTGATGGCGCTGTACCAATTGGGCCCTCTCACCCCCTCTGTGCTAGCGGAGCGGATCAGCTGCGACCGCAACACGCTCAGCGAAATGCTGAAGCGGATGGTCGCGCGGCGGCTGGTCGCGAAGAAGGACAATCCGGACGACCGCCGCTCGCTCCAGGTGCAGATCACCGCCAAGGGCGAGGAAGCGCTTCTCGCCGTCATTCCGGCCGCCGCCGAACTGCAAGACATCATGCTGGCTCCCTTGCGCAAGGAAGACCGCGCTCACTTCCTGAAATGCCTGCTGGCGATCGCGAAGGCTCCGCCGCCGGACGCGCCGTCGGATGCCTGA
- a CDS encoding Rieske 2Fe-2S domain-containing protein — MLSREDNERLVRVGKGTPLGDLFRLYWVPFLPSADLARDGQPKRIRLLGEDLVAFRDTEGRVGLVDQACPHRGAPLIFSRNEDCGLRCVYHGWKFDVTGAVTDMPAEPVRSRLKERVRIKAYPCKERNGMIWTYMGPDQAELPPLPNLEWNLVPAEQVHISVRVQECNWLQAVEGEIDSAHAPLLHGRLDAQGTTSAWIQKRDLRPTFECIKQDFGMSIAARRNYDANTLYWRVNQFMLPFYTLVPPLSPFPDLSGHAWVPIDDENTLCIMFSYHPSEPLLPKTRQVFAEGHKGRESGHASRHALVEHPVTVPYAGYWTKYNPQNGFQFDYEAQRTTWFSGLPGLWVQDGACQSGVSPIFDRTKETLCSSDTGIAMTRRFILEALGAYRDHAIKPKGVTDPDVFMVRAVSLRLPPEDSWVDVGAPFMRAKLGTDFGYDL, encoded by the coding sequence ATGCTCTCGCGCGAAGACAATGAACGCCTGGTGAGGGTCGGCAAGGGCACGCCGCTCGGCGATCTCTTCCGCCTGTACTGGGTCCCCTTCCTGCCGTCGGCGGACCTCGCCAGGGACGGACAGCCCAAGCGCATCCGGCTGCTCGGCGAGGATCTGGTCGCCTTCCGCGACACCGAAGGACGCGTCGGGCTGGTCGACCAGGCGTGCCCGCATCGCGGCGCGCCGCTTATCTTCAGCCGAAACGAGGATTGCGGGCTGCGCTGCGTCTATCACGGCTGGAAATTCGACGTCACCGGCGCGGTGACGGACATGCCGGCGGAGCCGGTGCGCAGCCGCCTGAAGGAGCGCGTGCGGATCAAGGCCTATCCCTGCAAGGAACGCAACGGGATGATCTGGACCTATATGGGTCCCGACCAGGCTGAGCTTCCGCCGTTGCCGAACCTCGAATGGAATCTTGTGCCGGCGGAGCAGGTGCACATCTCGGTTCGCGTCCAGGAGTGCAACTGGCTGCAGGCGGTCGAAGGCGAGATCGACTCGGCGCACGCGCCGCTGCTGCATGGGCGGCTCGACGCCCAGGGCACGACCAGCGCCTGGATCCAGAAGCGCGACCTGCGGCCGACCTTCGAATGCATCAAGCAGGACTTTGGCATGAGCATCGCCGCGCGGCGCAACTACGATGCCAACACGCTGTACTGGCGCGTCAACCAGTTCATGCTGCCGTTCTATACGCTGGTGCCGCCGCTGTCGCCGTTCCCGGATTTGAGCGGGCACGCCTGGGTGCCGATCGATGACGAGAACACGCTCTGCATCATGTTCTCCTACCATCCGTCGGAGCCGCTGCTACCGAAAACGCGGCAAGTCTTTGCCGAAGGACACAAGGGCCGCGAGAGCGGTCACGCCAGCCGCCACGCCCTGGTCGAGCACCCGGTGACGGTCCCATACGCGGGCTACTGGACCAAATACAATCCGCAGAACGGTTTTCAGTTCGACTATGAGGCGCAGCGGACCACCTGGTTCTCGGGCCTGCCGGGTCTGTGGGTGCAGGACGGCGCCTGCCAAAGCGGCGTCTCGCCGATCTTCGACCGTACCAAGGAGACGCTCTGCTCGAGCGACACCGGCATCGCGATGACGCGGCGCTTCATCCTGGAGGCGCTTGGCGCCTATCGCGATCACGCGATCAAGCCCAAGGGCGTTACGGACCCCGACGTGTTCATGGTGCGGGCGGTGTCGCTGCGGCTACCGCCGGAGGATTCCTGGGTCGATGTCGGCGCGCCGTTCATGCGGGCGAAGCTCGGCACCGATTTCGGCTACGATCTGTGA
- a CDS encoding PDR/VanB family oxidoreductase: MADATQDVLVKRIGYEAERINSYELIARAGGGLAPFTAGSHIDLHLPNGMIRSYSLVNDQRERQRYVIAVNRDGESRGGSNFVHDCIKAGDILRVSRPRNNFALHEEAEHSILIAGGIGITPLLSMIRRLEALGRRWELFYAARSRAAAAFLDEFTALRPDVHLNMHVDFDDERSGRVFDIPAIVRNAPARAHLYCCGPVPMLEAFEAATADRPAGHVHVEYFQAREAPAAEGGFDVRLARSNRTIAVEVGKTILDALLDAGMAVNYACAEGVCGTCETRVLEGIPDHRDQFLSEDEQAANKSIMICCSGAKSRTLVLDL, encoded by the coding sequence ATGGCTGACGCGACGCAGGACGTGCTGGTCAAGCGCATCGGCTACGAGGCCGAGCGGATCAATTCGTACGAATTGATCGCCCGTGCCGGCGGCGGGCTGGCGCCGTTTACGGCCGGCAGCCATATCGATCTGCATTTGCCGAACGGCATGATCCGCAGCTACTCGCTGGTCAACGACCAGCGCGAACGGCAGCGTTATGTCATCGCGGTCAACAGGGATGGTGAGAGTCGGGGCGGCTCCAACTTTGTCCACGACTGCATCAAGGCGGGAGATATCCTCAGGGTATCTCGACCACGAAACAACTTCGCGCTCCACGAAGAGGCGGAGCACTCGATCCTGATCGCGGGCGGCATCGGCATCACACCGCTGCTGTCGATGATCCGACGGCTGGAGGCACTGGGACGCCGCTGGGAGCTGTTCTACGCCGCAAGGAGCCGCGCCGCCGCCGCGTTTCTCGATGAGTTCACGGCGCTTCGACCGGATGTCCATTTGAACATGCATGTCGATTTCGATGACGAGCGATCGGGGCGCGTCTTCGATATCCCGGCCATCGTCAGGAATGCGCCAGCGCGCGCGCATCTCTACTGCTGCGGTCCGGTGCCGATGCTCGAGGCATTCGAGGCGGCGACCGCCGATCGTCCGGCCGGTCACGTTCATGTCGAGTATTTCCAGGCGCGCGAAGCACCGGCCGCCGAGGGCGGCTTCGACGTCAGGCTCGCGCGGAGCAACCGCACGATTGCGGTCGAGGTCGGCAAGACGATCCTCGATGCGCTGCTGGACGCCGGAATGGCGGTGAACTACGCCTGCGCGGAAGGGGTCTGTGGCACCTGCGAGACGCGCGTGCTGGAGGGCATCCCCGATCATCGCGACCAGTTCCTGAGCGAGGACGAGCAGGCGGCGAACAAGAGCATCATGATCTGCTGCTCGGGTGCCAAATCGCGGACGCTGGTGCTCGATCTCTAA
- a CDS encoding ABC transporter substrate-binding protein, with product MKYFSCIVGISLLAIWASSTASADSARTIKIGVLNDASGPYSDNAGEGSVTSAKMAAEDFMRLHPDFKVEIVSADHQNKADVGAAIARRWIDQEKVDAVADVPNSAVGLAVNEVVRGTKAALIASSAASSDLTGKFCSPNTIQWTFDTWAASHTIGAYLVRHGGKKWYFIATDNALGKSMVRDGTAVIGAGGGSVLGSVNVPINNADYASFILQAEGSGADVIAFATAGGDTVSLIKQSAEFGLKQSGRTFAALLTTTNDVESSGLAVGEGLIITQPFYWDLNDASRAWSARFSERQHGQSPTAFHAGVYSSVLAYLNAALAAGSNDAQAVIRKLKETPIDDALFGPVVVRADGRAIHNMYIFKVKSPTASKSKWDLLEQVGVLSGPEAFRPLDQSGCSLVESSKSN from the coding sequence ATGAAGTATTTTTCGTGCATTGTCGGAATATCCCTCCTGGCCATTTGGGCCAGTTCGACCGCGTCGGCGGACTCTGCGCGCACCATCAAGATCGGCGTGCTCAACGACGCCTCCGGTCCCTATTCGGACAATGCCGGCGAAGGGTCAGTGACATCAGCCAAAATGGCCGCCGAGGATTTCATGCGGCTTCATCCCGACTTCAAGGTCGAGATCGTCTCGGCCGACCACCAGAACAAGGCGGACGTCGGCGCTGCAATCGCGCGCCGCTGGATCGATCAGGAGAAGGTCGATGCGGTCGCCGACGTGCCGAACTCGGCCGTTGGGCTCGCCGTCAACGAGGTCGTGCGCGGCACCAAGGCGGCGCTGATTGCATCGAGTGCGGCGTCTTCGGACCTGACCGGGAAATTCTGTTCGCCCAACACGATCCAGTGGACGTTCGACACCTGGGCAGCGTCGCACACGATCGGCGCCTACCTTGTCCGCCACGGCGGCAAGAAGTGGTATTTCATCGCGACAGACAATGCGCTCGGCAAGTCGATGGTGCGCGACGGGACGGCGGTGATCGGTGCCGGCGGCGGCTCCGTGCTCGGGTCGGTCAACGTGCCCATCAACAATGCGGACTACGCCTCGTTCATTCTGCAGGCCGAGGGTTCGGGCGCGGATGTGATCGCGTTCGCGACGGCAGGCGGCGACACGGTCAGCCTGATCAAGCAATCCGCAGAATTCGGGCTGAAGCAGAGCGGGCGGACCTTCGCGGCGCTGCTGACCACCACCAACGATGTCGAGTCCAGCGGGCTTGCGGTCGGGGAGGGGCTGATCATCACCCAGCCGTTCTACTGGGACCTCAACGATGCCAGCCGCGCCTGGTCGGCCAGGTTCAGCGAGCGGCAACATGGGCAGTCACCGACCGCATTCCATGCCGGTGTCTATTCCTCGGTGCTGGCCTATCTGAACGCGGCGCTCGCGGCAGGCAGCAACGATGCGCAGGCCGTGATCCGCAAGCTGAAGGAGACGCCGATCGATGACGCCTTGTTCGGGCCAGTTGTCGTTCGCGCTGATGGCCGCGCCATTCACAACATGTACATCTTCAAGGTGAAGAGCCCGACTGCGTCGAAGAGCAAGTGGGATCTGCTGGAGCAGGTTGGCGTGCTGTCCGGACCGGAGGCGTTTCGACCGCTTGATCAGAGCGGATGTTCGCTCGTCGAGTCTTCGAAGAGCAATTGA